In the genome of Segatella copri, one region contains:
- a CDS encoding Crp/Fnr family transcriptional regulator, which produces MPDASLQKLQQCLTEVSYPKGFQVLKRGKVEKNIFFIKKGIVRAYTPVDGKQITFWFGKEGATIVSLKGYVNDEPGYETMELMEDSVLYKLERKQLKELFLDDLHIANWGRRYAEMELLATEERLISMLSAIASERYKELLEKEPDLLQRLPLGSIATYLGVTQASLSRIRAKITQP; this is translated from the coding sequence ATGCCGGATGCGTCTTTGCAGAAATTGCAGCAATGCTTAACGGAAGTTTCATATCCCAAAGGATTCCAGGTGTTGAAAAGAGGTAAGGTGGAGAAGAACATCTTTTTCATCAAGAAAGGCATTGTCCGCGCATATACTCCGGTGGACGGAAAGCAAATTACCTTTTGGTTTGGCAAAGAGGGAGCGACTATTGTTTCCTTGAAAGGCTATGTGAACGACGAGCCAGGATATGAGACGATGGAGTTGATGGAAGATTCGGTCTTATATAAATTGGAAAGAAAACAGCTGAAAGAGTTGTTCTTGGATGATTTACACATCGCCAATTGGGGGCGGCGTTATGCAGAGATGGAGCTGCTTGCCACCGAGGAACGACTGATTTCCATGCTATCCGCCATCGCTTCGGAAAGGTACAAGGAGCTGCTAGAGAAAGAACCAGACTTATTACAAAGGTTGCCATTGGGAAGCATCGCCACCTATTTAGGTGTAACGCAGGCAAGCCTGAGCAGGATTAGGGCAAAAATCACACAGCCGTAA
- a CDS encoding PepSY-like domain-containing protein, translating into MMRILMIAICCMLSCNMAANAGNDKPIAVNALPVKAQTLLSNHFNNQKVMLATIETGVINKSYDVVLQNGTKLEFDKKGNLTEIDCKQGKVPAKLIPQAIRNYLKENYPAQAVKKIEMNKNEYEVELVNGLDLTFNKHFQVIDID; encoded by the coding sequence ATGATGAGAATTTTGATGATTGCCATTTGCTGCATGCTATCATGCAATATGGCTGCAAATGCAGGCAATGACAAGCCTATCGCCGTTAATGCACTCCCAGTAAAGGCTCAAACCTTACTCAGCAACCATTTCAACAATCAGAAGGTGATGCTTGCTACCATTGAGACGGGGGTTATCAACAAGAGCTATGATGTGGTTCTGCAGAACGGAACCAAGCTGGAATTTGACAAAAAGGGAAATCTCACCGAGATTGACTGCAAGCAGGGAAAAGTGCCAGCCAAGCTGATTCCGCAGGCCATCAGAAACTACCTGAAGGAGAATTATCCAGCTCAAGCGGTAAAGAAGATTGAAATGAACAAGAATGAATACGAAGTGGAATTGGTAAATGGGTTGGATTTAACCTTCAACAAGCATTTCCAGGTAATCGACATCGACTGA
- a CDS encoding transposase, giving the protein MNTGLDQYMDIFKDAVEDSAAKLTKSFEKILIEVIILFMVIPRKINFTQMGRYGSHVEQTYRNAFGLKKSKSIDWLKLNVSLAKRFFGKQGRWAIAIDPSYISKAGKKTPHIGRFWSGCAQSVKHGLEIMGIGLIDIDAKDCMMLKAHQSLSNKELSLRNKTMVDFYISVIKRYRKELLKLSTLIVADAYFSTSTFVNGIKKEGFSLISRFRDNACLFYVYAGPRTGKRGRPKTKDGKIDMKNLDLTRMEKMEMKDIEGTAYTLIAYSKALRCKVRLVIWQMPNGKKKLFFSTDTSLSGEEVLLYYRTRFQIEFCFRDAKGYTGLMDCQARDKWKLDFAFNASFTSLNVAKVTMKEMGMEYSMSSFKSLMTNIYLVKRIFKASGYTPNRTLISKIFKDLSCLQRIAA; this is encoded by the coding sequence ATGAATACAGGACTTGACCAATATATGGATATCTTTAAAGATGCAGTTGAAGATTCGGCTGCAAAGTTAACAAAAAGTTTCGAGAAAATACTCATCGAGGTGATAATTTTGTTCATGGTAATACCAAGAAAGATAAATTTCACCCAAATGGGGAGGTATGGCTCGCATGTTGAGCAAACCTATCGCAACGCATTCGGCTTAAAAAAGTCGAAAAGCATTGACTGGCTCAAACTTAATGTCTCACTTGCCAAGCGCTTCTTTGGTAAACAGGGAAGATGGGCTATTGCCATTGATCCCAGCTACATCAGCAAAGCTGGCAAGAAGACTCCACATATCGGTCGTTTTTGGTCGGGATGTGCACAGTCTGTTAAACATGGTCTCGAAATCATGGGTATTGGCCTCATTGATATTGATGCCAAAGACTGCATGATGTTAAAAGCACACCAGTCGCTAAGTAATAAAGAACTGAGTCTTAGAAACAAGACTATGGTAGATTTCTATATCAGCGTCATTAAGCGTTACCGCAAGGAACTTCTTAAACTCTCAACCCTCATAGTTGCAGATGCTTACTTCTCTACAAGTACATTTGTTAATGGGATAAAGAAAGAAGGGTTCTCTTTGATAAGCCGCTTTCGTGACAATGCTTGTCTCTTTTATGTCTATGCTGGTCCACGTACTGGAAAACGTGGTCGCCCCAAGACCAAGGATGGCAAGATTGATATGAAGAATCTTGACCTCACTCGAATGGAGAAGATGGAGATGAAAGATATAGAAGGAACAGCTTATACTTTGATAGCCTATTCCAAGGCACTCAGGTGTAAAGTTAGACTTGTCATCTGGCAGATGCCGAATGGCAAGAAGAAACTATTCTTCTCTACAGACACCTCACTTTCGGGTGAAGAAGTACTTCTTTATTATAGAACCAGGTTCCAGATCGAATTTTGCTTTCGTGACGCCAAAGGCTATACTGGTCTTATGGACTGCCAGGCTCGCGATAAGTGGAAACTCGATTTTGCTTTCAATGCTTCGTTCACATCACTAAATGTTGCCAAGGTAACTATGAAGGAGATGGGAATGGAATATTCTATGTCTTCATTCAAGTCACTGATGACCAATATTTATCTGGTGAAACGAATTTTTAAAGCAAGCGGGTACACCCCGAACCGAACTTTAATTAGCAAGATTTTCAAAGATCTCTCGTGCTTACAGCGTATAGCTGCTTAG
- a CDS encoding DMT family transporter, with translation MNWIILLFAGLFEVSLTFCLGKARAASGIWFYLWGSGFLASTILSMTLLAKAVQTLPLGTAYAIWTGIGAVGTVLIGIFVFKEPATPIRLFFLFTLIASLIGLKIVSY, from the coding sequence ATGAATTGGATAATTTTATTGTTCGCAGGATTATTTGAGGTGAGCCTCACGTTCTGCTTGGGAAAAGCGAGAGCAGCATCAGGAATTTGGTTTTATCTGTGGGGGAGCGGTTTCCTTGCTTCCACCATTCTGAGCATGACTTTGCTCGCCAAGGCGGTGCAGACTTTGCCTTTGGGCACGGCCTACGCCATCTGGACAGGCATCGGGGCAGTGGGTACGGTTTTGATAGGAATATTCGTTTTCAAGGAACCAGCCACTCCCATCAGGCTTTTCTTCCTCTTCACACTCATTGCTTCCTTGATTGGATTGAAGATTGTGTCATATTAA
- a CDS encoding MFS transporter, whose product MKYELRENQGIPAPLLALMAVATGLSVANCYYNQPLLGSMAKELAVSDFSASMVATLTQIGYVVGLVFVIPLGDLDSRKKLIQTNYIISLCALLAIALAPNIYWVWGASLVAGASSVMPQFFIPLVSYHSTPSRKVRNVGIIQSCLLIGILGSRVFSGLLADEWGWRSVYLVASVFMLGCFLLIHRMLPELSARSRENYAGLMKSLLRLLLKYPYLQIASLRAALAYGSFFALWSCLAFRMKQAPFFAGDDMIGALGLCGLAGASTVVFISGYVQKYGARFFSVAGGCVLLAAWLLAFWGNDSYLWIIIAILLIDAGMQCIHLSNQTSVVALDASAINRINTVYMTIYFLGGSAGTFVSGLSWQHYGWTGVVGVGVAFTVASLLVNCIKPSGKPQPHHHKW is encoded by the coding sequence ATGAAGTATGAATTGAGAGAGAACCAAGGTATTCCGGCACCCCTGCTGGCTCTAATGGCAGTAGCTACCGGACTTTCCGTTGCCAACTGCTATTACAACCAGCCCTTGCTGGGCAGTATGGCAAAAGAGTTAGCGGTATCAGACTTTTCTGCCAGCATGGTAGCTACCTTGACCCAGATAGGCTATGTGGTAGGACTTGTATTTGTCATTCCGCTTGGTGATCTGGATTCACGAAAGAAACTGATACAGACCAATTACATCATTTCTTTGTGCGCCTTGCTTGCCATAGCCCTTGCTCCGAACATCTATTGGGTGTGGGGCGCATCCCTGGTTGCTGGCGCATCTTCGGTAATGCCGCAGTTCTTCATCCCGCTGGTGTCTTACCATTCCACGCCTTCACGCAAGGTGCGCAATGTGGGAATCATACAATCCTGCCTGCTCATAGGCATTCTAGGTTCACGTGTCTTCAGCGGCCTGCTGGCCGATGAATGGGGATGGCGTTCTGTTTATCTTGTGGCTAGTGTGTTTATGCTCGGATGTTTTCTGCTCATTCACAGGATGCTGCCAGAGTTGTCTGCCCGTTCGCGGGAAAACTATGCAGGGTTGATGAAATCATTGTTGCGCCTGCTCCTCAAATACCCATACTTGCAAATCGCGTCGCTAAGGGCGGCATTGGCGTATGGTTCTTTCTTCGCCTTATGGAGTTGCCTGGCCTTCCGGATGAAGCAGGCGCCTTTCTTTGCTGGCGACGACATGATTGGAGCTCTCGGTTTGTGCGGACTGGCAGGTGCATCTACGGTGGTCTTCATCAGCGGCTACGTCCAAAAGTATGGTGCAAGGTTCTTCTCTGTTGCCGGAGGATGTGTCTTGTTGGCTGCCTGGCTGCTGGCATTTTGGGGGAATGACAGCTACTTGTGGATAATAATAGCCATCTTGCTGATTGATGCCGGTATGCAATGCATCCATTTGTCGAATCAGACCAGCGTAGTAGCCCTTGACGCATCTGCCATCAACCGTATCAATACCGTTTATATGACCATTTATTTCCTGGGTGGTTCTGCCGGAACTTTCGTTTCTGGCCTGTCCTGGCAGCATTATGGATGGACAGGCGTGGTGGGGGTAGGGGTTGCCTTTACCGTGGCTTCCTTGCTCGTAAACTGCATCAAGCCTAGTGGCAAGCCCCAACCCCACCACCACAAATGGTAG